In Necator americanus strain Aroian chromosome IV, whole genome shotgun sequence, the following proteins share a genomic window:
- a CDS encoding hypothetical protein (NECATOR_CHRIV.G13715.T2), translating into MKSVKREDSKDFSRTQVEMEFKKTAPKRKSKRASLVKATENMKSACPKRKNREQEYEVEDILSHEFVDGETVYTVTWVGYPGEVTELTDADLKNCGELVQKYWERVNKDDHSLPEKSIEPHHLSETINASERKHPPSTTETSVQEDVRVKISNNLGRNLNTVENGSTLAISSIGNTTKKKSSRNSTEQTTEKGSLVFPTKRPRKPKLRPIPPDSELGYNNGCIVDEYKGFSTKYTEPVVLVTYKEPLPKGFEDRQDEIVPVRIIAEKDPQKLIVHLVDLLSNNRGTTSH; encoded by the exons ATGAAGTCTGTGAAACGAGAAGACTCAAAAGACTTTTCGAGAACGC AAGTTGAGAtggagtttaaaaaaacagctccTAAACGCAAATCGAAACGTGCATCCTTGGTAAAAGCAACAGAGAATATGAAAAGTGCCTGTCCAAAGAGGAAGAACCGCGAAC AAGAATATGAAGTTGAAGACATTCTCTCTCATGAATTTGTGGATGGTGAAACAGTGTACACAGTTACTTGGGTTGGATATCCTGGTGAAGTCACGGAGTTAACAGACGCCGACTTGAAG aaCTGCGGTGAACTCGTGCAGAAATATTGGGAGAGAGTGAATAAGGATGACCACTCCCTTCCTGAGAAGTCTATTGAGCCGCACCACCTCTCCGAAACCATAAATGCtagtgaaagaaaacatccaCCTAGTACTACGGAAACGAGCGTCCAGGAAGACGTACGAGTCAAG ATATCAAATAACTTGGGAAGAAATCTGAATACTGTCGAAAACGGTTCCACTCTGGCAATCTCATCCATCGGTAACacaacgaaaaagaagagctCACGAAATTCAACCGAACAGACGACGGAGAAAGGTTCACTCGTGTTCCCTACAAAA cgtCCTCGAAAGCCAAAGCTGCGACCAATTCCACCTGATTCTGAACTTGGATACAATAACGGTTGCATCGTTGACGAGTACAAAGGGTTCTCGACAAAG TACACTGAGCCTGTTGTTTTGGTGACTTATAAAGAACCGTTACCTAAAGGTTTCGAAGATAGGCAAGATGAAATTGTTCCTGTGCGTATTATCGCAGAAAAAGATCCGCAA AAACTGATAGTGCATTTGGTGGATTTGCTGTCAAACAATCGTGGAACTACCTCACACTGA
- a CDS encoding hypothetical protein (NECATOR_CHRIV.G13715.T1), with protein sequence MKSVKREDSKDFSRTRTYEVEMEFKKTAPKRKSKRASLVKATENMKSACPKRKNREQEYEVEDILSHEFVDGETVYTVTWVGYPGEVTELTDADLKNCGELVQKYWERVNKDDHSLPEKSIEPHHLSETINASERKHPPSTTETSVQEDVRVKISNNLGRNLNTVENGSTLAISSIGNTTKKKSSRNSTEQTTEKGSLVFPTKRPRKPKLRPIPPDSELGYNNGCIVDEYKGFSTKYTEPVVLVTYKEPLPKGFEDRQDEIVPVRIIAEKDPQKLIVHLVDLLSNNRGTTSH encoded by the exons ATGAAGTCTGTGAAACGAGAAGACTCAAAAGACTTTTCGAGAACGCGTACGTACg AAGTTGAGAtggagtttaaaaaaacagctccTAAACGCAAATCGAAACGTGCATCCTTGGTAAAAGCAACAGAGAATATGAAAAGTGCCTGTCCAAAGAGGAAGAACCGCGAAC AAGAATATGAAGTTGAAGACATTCTCTCTCATGAATTTGTGGATGGTGAAACAGTGTACACAGTTACTTGGGTTGGATATCCTGGTGAAGTCACGGAGTTAACAGACGCCGACTTGAAG aaCTGCGGTGAACTCGTGCAGAAATATTGGGAGAGAGTGAATAAGGATGACCACTCCCTTCCTGAGAAGTCTATTGAGCCGCACCACCTCTCCGAAACCATAAATGCtagtgaaagaaaacatccaCCTAGTACTACGGAAACGAGCGTCCAGGAAGACGTACGAGTCAAG ATATCAAATAACTTGGGAAGAAATCTGAATACTGTCGAAAACGGTTCCACTCTGGCAATCTCATCCATCGGTAACacaacgaaaaagaagagctCACGAAATTCAACCGAACAGACGACGGAGAAAGGTTCACTCGTGTTCCCTACAAAA cgtCCTCGAAAGCCAAAGCTGCGACCAATTCCACCTGATTCTGAACTTGGATACAATAACGGTTGCATCGTTGACGAGTACAAAGGGTTCTCGACAAAG TACACTGAGCCTGTTGTTTTGGTGACTTATAAAGAACCGTTACCTAAAGGTTTCGAAGATAGGCAAGATGAAATTGTTCCTGTGCGTATTATCGCAGAAAAAGATCCGCAA AAACTGATAGTGCATTTGGTGGATTTGCTGTCAAACAATCGTGGAACTACCTCACACTGA